One genomic segment of Actinomycetota bacterium includes these proteins:
- a CDS encoding nucleoside hydrolase gives MMKRPVVLDCYPGHDDVVAILLAHRFTDLRAVTTVSGNAPLDRTTHNALVALSLLGADVPVSPGASRPLVVEPYHFPQIHGDSGLAGPDLPDPRRGPETMNAVECLLAESRTTDGLWIVATGPLTNVALALRADPALGRRLGGISIMGGGLDFGNVTPGAEYNIWADPEAAAVVFESGVPLVMCPLDVTHRVLVGAEFIARVAAAGTALARFMADLFGHFAEAYAEVFFEDALGPLHDPCAVLALTHPELFEFREFAIEVLTGGAGRGMTVADRRGVKGARRPNASVAVGVKASDILDIVADSIVVLG, from the coding sequence ATGATGAAACGGCCGGTGGTCTTGGACTGCTATCCGGGCCACGACGACGTCGTGGCGATCCTGTTGGCGCATCGATTCACCGACCTGCGAGCAGTCACGACGGTGAGCGGGAATGCTCCGCTGGATCGAACGACCCACAATGCTCTCGTCGCGCTGTCGTTGCTCGGCGCGGATGTGCCGGTCAGTCCTGGTGCCTCCCGGCCGCTCGTGGTGGAGCCGTATCACTTCCCCCAGATCCACGGTGACTCCGGGCTCGCGGGACCCGATCTTCCCGACCCCAGGCGCGGGCCCGAGACGATGAACGCCGTGGAATGTCTGCTCGCCGAGTCCCGAACGACCGACGGATTGTGGATCGTCGCGACGGGGCCGCTCACGAACGTTGCCCTCGCCCTTCGAGCCGATCCGGCGCTCGGCCGCCGTCTGGGCGGCATCTCGATCATGGGGGGCGGGCTGGACTTCGGGAACGTCACACCGGGCGCCGAGTACAACATCTGGGCCGACCCTGAGGCCGCGGCGGTCGTGTTCGAATCCGGCGTTCCGCTCGTGATGTGTCCGCTCGACGTGACGCATCGCGTCCTCGTTGGAGCCGAGTTCATCGCTCGCGTCGCCGCGGCGGGGACGGCCCTGGCGCGCTTCATGGCCGACCTATTCGGCCATTTCGCCGAGGCCTACGCGGAGGTGTTCTTCGAGGACGCCCTCGGCCCCTTGCACGATCCGTGCGCTGTGCTCGCGCTCACCCACCCCGAACTCTTCGAATTCCGCGAGTTCGCGATCGAGGTCCTGACCGGCGGAGCAGGCCGCGGGATGACCGTCGCCGACCGCCGGGGAGTGAAGGGCGCTCGCCGACCGAATGCGAGCGTAGCTGTGGGCGTGAAGGCCTCAGACATCTTGGATATCGTCGCCGATTCCATCGTAGTGCTGGGATAG